From Paenibacillus segetis, one genomic window encodes:
- a CDS encoding SDR family NAD(P)-dependent oxidoreductase, producing the protein MNRLDGKVAIITGGASGIGKGMAMAFVKEGAKVVIVDLNEEVGLQSIQELQIYQPESIFIQANLADHNKLQGIIQQAIDTFGKLDILVNNAHASRMKSFDQITQEDFDLSFNTGFYPTFYLMQAALPYLKETKGKIINFSSGAGLNGDVGQATYAAAKEAIRAITRVAANEFGPFGINVNLISPIANSPGVQKWAEEEPEYYRTMLSKIPLGRLGELESDIGRVAVFLASEDSDYITGQTIMVDGGAIKLR; encoded by the coding sequence ATGAATAGACTGGATGGAAAAGTTGCAATTATTACAGGCGGAGCATCGGGAATAGGTAAAGGAATGGCCATGGCTTTTGTTAAAGAGGGAGCCAAAGTGGTCATTGTGGATCTTAACGAAGAAGTTGGTCTACAATCCATTCAAGAATTGCAGATATACCAACCGGAATCTATTTTCATACAAGCTAATCTTGCAGATCATAATAAACTACAGGGAATTATACAACAGGCCATCGACACCTTTGGTAAGTTGGATATTCTAGTTAATAACGCTCATGCGTCAAGAATGAAATCATTTGATCAAATTACACAAGAAGACTTCGACTTATCTTTCAACACAGGTTTCTACCCAACCTTCTACCTTATGCAGGCGGCATTGCCCTATTTAAAAGAGACGAAAGGTAAAATCATTAATTTCTCTTCGGGCGCAGGACTGAATGGCGATGTAGGTCAAGCAACATATGCTGCTGCGAAAGAAGCCATTCGTGCCATAACACGTGTAGCAGCTAATGAATTTGGACCGTTTGGAATCAACGTTAATTTGATTTCTCCTATTGCCAATTCTCCAGGCGTTCAAAAGTGGGCAGAAGAAGAACCTGAATACTATAGAACCATGCTATCCAAGATTCCACTTGGACGTTTGGGTGAACTAGAAAGTGATATTGGACGTGTAGCGGTCTTCTTGGCAAGTGAGGATTCAGACTACATTACAGGACAGACAATTATGGTTGATGGCGGTGCCATTAAACTTAGATAG
- a CDS encoding carbohydrate ABC transporter permease, with the protein MNKRSLILLEVVLIILAVIMLIPIYYLLVTTFKTPAEAALSPMGLPKVFMLDNYIKAFTAMNYPRALLNNVIVNVSSVSLLVAFSSMAAYVIARRPEKMYKRIYGIFMIGLMVPFQISLIPLYKVVSGLGVMNSLVGVILVSVFCINMSFSIFLFKGFINTIPFELEEAAAIDGCRKLRIYWVIVFPLLKPIIATVCILNALAVWNDFMTPLLFLQSPSKAVILLEVYKNVGPFSTDWTAFFPMMVLGVTPMVIFYLFMQRFIINGVVAGSVKG; encoded by the coding sequence ATGAACAAACGCAGCCTGATCCTACTAGAAGTTGTGTTGATTATTCTGGCCGTCATCATGCTAATCCCAATCTATTATCTGCTTGTCACAACATTCAAGACACCAGCGGAGGCCGCCCTGAGCCCGATGGGATTGCCAAAAGTCTTTATGCTGGATAACTATATAAAGGCTTTTACCGCAATGAATTATCCGCGAGCACTTCTAAACAACGTTATTGTTAATGTGAGTTCTGTATCCCTACTCGTAGCCTTTTCATCGATGGCTGCCTATGTCATTGCCCGCAGACCAGAAAAAATGTATAAACGAATTTATGGAATATTCATGATTGGACTCATGGTTCCCTTTCAGATTTCATTAATTCCGTTGTATAAGGTCGTGTCTGGTTTAGGTGTCATGAATTCCTTAGTAGGTGTTATATTAGTCAGTGTCTTCTGCATAAATATGTCGTTCTCTATATTTCTGTTTAAGGGCTTTATTAACACCATCCCATTTGAGCTGGAAGAAGCAGCTGCTATAGACGGGTGTCGCAAGCTACGTATCTATTGGGTCATTGTATTCCCACTACTAAAGCCAATCATTGCAACGGTGTGTATTCTAAATGCACTAGCGGTCTGGAATGACTTTATGACCCCTCTTCTATTTCTGCAAAGTCCTTCCAAGGCGGTGATTCTGCTCGAGGTATACAAAAACGTAGGACCGTTCTCTACCGACTGGACCGCTTTTTTCCCAATGATGGTTCTCGGTGTTACTCCAATGGTCATATTCTACTTATTTATGCAAAGGTTCATTATTAACGGAGTCGTTGCCGGTTCGGTAAAAGGATAA
- a CDS encoding carbohydrate ABC transporter permease, which produces MKPEFTKTLRNNYVYLLMIAPALIGFSIFFILPTLMNFGYSLTNWSVYKPNYSFIGLKNFVGLFHDVQTTAAVKNSFIYAIVMTILQNILAIPLAVALSLKLKSANLLKTVFFAPAILSVLIVGYLWSFIMTSADHGLLNQLVQLFGLQPINWLGNPKLALFSVLFTQLWQWTGWAMVIYLANIQSIDESLYEAAKIDGANARHRFFRVTLPLLYPSVSFNVLMSMIGGLKVFDIIFSMTSGGPGYATETITTMLIRRGFTEGRTAYAAAFGVIFFLLVLIVSKAITWSFNKWEEKIS; this is translated from the coding sequence ATGAAACCGGAATTCACGAAGACCCTGCGGAATAATTACGTGTATTTACTGATGATTGCACCAGCACTTATTGGATTTAGCATCTTTTTTATTTTGCCGACACTGATGAACTTTGGATACAGTTTAACGAACTGGTCTGTATATAAACCTAACTATAGCTTCATTGGCCTTAAGAATTTTGTTGGATTATTCCATGACGTTCAGACGACGGCTGCCGTCAAGAATTCATTTATTTATGCAATTGTTATGACCATTTTACAAAATATATTAGCTATCCCCTTGGCAGTTGCTCTATCGTTAAAGCTCAAGTCGGCTAATTTATTGAAAACCGTGTTTTTTGCTCCAGCGATTCTGAGCGTATTAATTGTAGGTTATCTATGGTCTTTCATTATGACTTCTGCTGATCATGGTCTGTTGAATCAACTTGTACAGTTGTTCGGACTTCAACCGATCAATTGGCTTGGCAATCCCAAGCTTGCATTGTTCTCCGTCTTGTTCACACAATTATGGCAATGGACTGGATGGGCCATGGTTATTTATTTGGCGAATATCCAAAGTATTGATGAATCCTTATACGAAGCGGCGAAAATCGATGGAGCGAATGCTAGGCACCGATTTTTTAGAGTCACGCTCCCCCTACTCTACCCTTCCGTTTCTTTTAACGTTCTGATGAGTATGATCGGCGGATTAAAAGTATTTGATATTATCTTCTCCATGACTTCAGGCGGTCCAGGATATGCGACTGAAACCATTACAACCATGTTGATTCGAAGAGGATTCACTGAAGGAAGAACAGCATATGCTGCTGCATTCGGCGTGATTTTCTTTCTACTGGTATTAATAGTTTCCAAAGCTATCACATGGAGCTTTAATAAATGGGAGGAGAAAATATCATGA